Part of the Oncorhynchus mykiss isolate Arlee chromosome 23, USDA_OmykA_1.1, whole genome shotgun sequence genome is shown below.
TTGCCCTTACGGACAAGGCCCCGGCCTCAGCTCTCGAGCCTCTACCAGACCTCGACGAGCGGGAGGGCTGAGAGGGGTCCGACAGAGAGGTGCTCCTGGAGGTGCTGTCTTCCTCGGACTGTTCTCCCTGTGTCTTTTTCTCGTCGTCTGATAGGCGGTTGGCCAGCTTTAGCGTCTCCCCGCTAATGCCCTTAAAGTACTCGATGGTGCGTTTACAAACCTCGCTGGCGTTCTCCCTACTCGTCTCACCTGACGAGCTAACCTGAGACCTGTCTTTGATGGGCAACCTGGAGGGAAACTGTATAGCTACTCTTTCCCTGCTAGACTGAGTTGTTACCTGCACTGATATTGGGGAGCTGGGTGTGCTGCTCTTTTTAATATCTTTGATTGGGATTCTAGACCTGGGCTCTACTTTGGCAATGACAGGCTCtgctcttctcctcacctcaGCCTTGACAACCTGTTTGGGTTTTTGCTTCCCTATTGCTGTGCCTTGTGTATGGAACGACCACCCTGGCGCTTTGACAGGCAGCCTCGACTTTTGCTGCTTCGCCTCAGCTTCCTTGATGGCTTCACTTTGTCTTTGTTCAGCCTGAACACTGTTTTCTTCTACTTCTAGAGAGTCTCTACAGAACAAAGCTTCAATCCTACTGGCTTTCTGAAGGGTGGGTTCAGAAGACGACTGCAAATTAAACACCACACTGCCACATTGTATATAGTTAGCCTGGACGCTAGAGGACTCaaggttattgttgttattgcagTTCTCTGCAGGGTAATCTCTTCTTTCTGACAGCTTTGGGTCTCTGTATCCGCTAAACTGACTCCCCAGTGACTGGTTTTCCAAGCTAATGTATTCTGGCATCTGACTTTCTGACATCTCTGCCTTATAATCTGTGTGATCCCCCGAGTCTTTTTTCACTGTAATGGCTATTCCCATCTTAATGGGGGTGCGTAATTTGGGGTCAACTTTAGAGGCCGTAATCGTGAATGAGGACGTGGTCTCGGCTACTGTGTCACCAGAAGGCGCATCGGTACAGCCAGTGTCAGTGCCAGTCTGTGCAGGGCTGCACTTTGCTGATGTGCTGCTTTCTGTGGCAGTCTCTAACTtcaccccctcacccctctcccctgtTTTTGACTGAGAGGTAACTACCCCTGGACTCTTGCCCCCTCTCCCCTTGTCCCCTGATTTCCCATCAGAGGAATGCTCACCAATCTGGAAAAATTGAAGTCTCTCTTCAACAAAGTCCCGCTTGCTCATGTCAATTGCACCACTGCGCGTCATCTCAAACATCTTCCCCTCATGGAAGGGGAAAGGGTTAGGCTCGCTAGTCGGTGTGCTTTCATCAGTCGGGGTTCTAGCAGGGGTAGTGTCTGGAGTGGTGGCTTGCGATTTGTCCTCCACAGACAAACCAAAAGGCTTGGGATCTTCTTCTCTCGCTTTGGCATCAAaaactccttctccttctccccctttgCTTGACCAGGGGTCAAAGTCTAAGCCTTTCGTGGCGACTGTTTTGAAGGTAGAGTTTAACTCCTCTTCGAGTTGACAACGGAAATAGTTATCTGCAAAGTCTTGTCTATCACCCTGTCTATCTGGATGTCTTCCCTCAAGAGTGTAGTCTTTTTCATCTCCGGTGTTTTGGTCTGAGTTTGCTTTCCCATTATCCCCTCCATCCTCACTTGGCGTTTTCTCCTCCTCTATGACTTCAAGCTTTGATTGACTAAAGGAACGATCACATGTCTTGCCGTCATTGGACAGGCTTGATGTTTTAGGGTCTTGTTCACTCAATCCATCATCCTCATCTTGAAGGTCATAGCCATCGAGAGAGTCTATTTCAGTGGCATCTGTGTCATGAGAGAACTCAGCAGTTGTGGCTATGGAGCAGTCTGTGATTGACTGGTCGTTGCCATTTTTCTCTAAGTCTACATCCTCTTCTTTTTCAACGCCATTCGTGCCTGACTCCTTGTTGTTTCCGTTCCTCTCAGGCTTTTGGGGTTTTAAAagcttctctccttcctccttctccttcatCTTGAAGGTGTACTTTTTGTTGGGAATGGGATGGAAGACAGACTCATCGTCGCTAGAGTCACTGTCGTCTGCTCCAGGTGGAACTGGAGAGGGAGGTTGAACCCTGATGATGGGCTCTGCAAGGAGGTGCCGATCATGCTCCTCTTGGAGGTTCACCTCCATCATCTCTGTCTCAGCCTCTGAGGAGGCACAAGATCCCCTCTTATCAGGGTCAGAATGCTCTGCCTCTAAAGGCGGAGGGGGGGGAAACTCAATGTAAGCGACTCTTTTCTCTTTGTGTCGTTTCAGTGTTTCCTGATTTCGGTTGGAGGGTTCTGATGAGGCAGGCTTGGTTTTCTTTGGCAGAGACTCCTTGTAGACGAAGGTCTTTCCTTCGTCTTCTTCAGACTCCTCTGCTATTGGAATGGGCATTCCGGGCATGTATCCAATTACGGAATCTGGCGTTCTGGAGGCAAGGCTCACCTCCTCAGAACTTGGTGTCTCAGGAGTAACAGGACTTTTGCCAGAGCTGTCCATGAGAGTAACTTGCTCTAGAGTGTCATCCTCTGGGCTGCCTTGAGGAGATGGGGTCTGTTTTTGTTTAATGGTGTAACGCGCTCCCCGTGTCTCATGCACTGTTCGGCTCTCGTGACTCACTATCTTTTTGTATGTTCCCAGCTGCTCAGCTGTTTCTTTTTCGTATTTCTTGCCCACTTGGATGCTAACATAAACTGGCAAAGGTTTGATGTCTTTGAAACCCTCAATAACAATGTTTTCCAAGTACCCTACTTGATCGCTATCTATACCATTACACACTACAGTTGACTGACTACTATCAAAAGAATCAGATGATGTTTCTACTGATGAGCAGTTTGTGGATTTTCTGGATTCAGAGCCGCTGTGTAACCTATTTCTAGCTAAAGTAGGTATTTGTAACCCTGGCCTTTCACACAGTTTAACAGAGGTATCAAATTTTAATGAAGTGGATTGATGATTTTCTGAGAAACTAGATGGCATTCTAACAGGAATTTGCGATTCCGAGTTTTTTTTTAGACCACCGGTACTATTTGGGTTTTCTCGGACCACAAGCTCTGTGTAAATTATTTTCTTGGTTGTCTCATCTTTTTTGGCTATTCCATCTCTAAAACCCTGCTGTTCTCTTTGTGAATTGTGGTCTTTGTGAATTGACACTTGGGGTTGATAGTTTCCATTTCCATGACATTCCCAAGTTTTGAAGGACTTTTTTTCTTCCTGTTCATTTCCGTTTGTGCCGTGTTTAGGAGATGAGTAAATATACCTATTAGCACTGGGGCTTGGTCCACTAGATCCTCTTACCTCACTTTCTAGAACCTTCCTTGTACATCCTGGACTGTCTGGTGATTTGGGGATATTTGAGCCTGCAAAAACTTGATACACAGGCAGCTTACTTTCCAGGAGTTTTCTTACTGGGGGATTTGACGTGTGTCCCCATTGTGGACCCGTATCTTGCTTTTGAGCCTCTTGTTCAAAATGTAGCCTAACAGCGCTGACTTTGGAGGATGACATTTGAAAAGGTTTAGAGGCATCACCCACATTTCCCTGTGAGATGCCATCCCCTGGTTTTCTATTGTCATCCTTATATTGTAGCAGCACTCTCCTCTCTGGGCTGCTTGGTAAACTAGCACATTTTCTATCATTGGAGCCAAACCTGTCTCTGAAACGGTCTCTACATTCTTCACCACTGCCCCCATTCCTGTATGCTGATCTTTCAGGACTGCTGTGCGTAGAGCTAGGCCCTGATCGTGTTTCCCTAAAGTCGGACCTACGGGACTTCTTCTCAGGGGAAGAAAGCTCATCGTTCAGTTTCTCTGTCTTATCACGAAAAAACTGAGAGACTTCGCTAAGCTTTTCCTCTGCTTCCTTAACAGTTCTGTCTACTCTGTCTTCATATATCAGCTTTTCTCTATTCTTGCTCTGTCTGTCATCAGTGACACGCATCCAAACAGAGTGCTTTGGGCTGCCAGGTTCTGAGGAATACTGCAACAGTGTTAGTTTGTCAAAGTTATCGTCTACATTGGCAATTTGACCTGATTTGTCTGTGTTTGATGACTTCAAAATATATTCTTGCCTTGATCCACTAGACCTTCCCTGACTATAACAACTCCTATCTGGGGATTGAAAACGAGACCTGTCCCTTAAATACTCCTCAGTGTCAGAGTGAGACGAGTCTGGTTTCTCAGAGAGAAGCATTTTGTCGGCAAAGTTGTAAGACTCTCCTCTTAGTTCTGATGATTCATCATCATTATATTCCACAGAGTGCTGGCTGAGTAGCTTTAGGGTTTTGTACGAGTCGTCTGCCATGAGCTGTTCAGAGCTTGGATGACTATCATCTTCCTGTGTCATGGGCGTGTTTACTCTGGAAGACTCTAGGTAACAGGGGAGCGATTCTTCaggctcctcctctccctgtcgtGACATTCCACTGTTCCCTTGGTAGAAGTACATCTCCTTCTCTGGGCGATTTTTTGTCTCCCGGATGATGACCTCAGTTGGTTCAGTTTTGTTGCCCTTTTCAATGTGAACTTCAATTATTCTTTCAACTTTGGGTTTTGAGCTGATATCTTCAAGAACTCTCTGTGATGTGTCATCGTTGCCGGCCTTGTGCTCAAACAGTCCAGCAAGTTCTCTGGAGGGATCCCTGCCGGACTGGAAAGCTTTCATGATATCATGCACTGACATTGATTCTTCAATCCTCTCTGATGTATTCTCTTtactctggggtttgtggtacacCATTCGGGTGGTAGTTGTGATGTGGGTCTCTTCCTTAACTCGCATGCCCTTGCCCATCGAGTCATCGTCCGGGCTGATTTTCATCTGAAATGATTTTGTTTGGTCCACATTGGATGCATTCAGCCCTTTGGGCTCAGCATCAATGTATCTAACCTCCCTTGTATCCTCCGTCATTGGTTGCTTGTTATCTTCAGGAGACTCATAGCTCCTAATAACATGAACAACCTCAGTCCTTGTCTCCGTGATTACTGGTGGAATATCCTGGAAAAGCGTCTTGGGTCCCATGCCTTCTGCACTCTGTGGGGCAGATGGCGTCCTTTCACTCCTTGTCTCAAAGCCACTGTCTGAGAGGGGACTCTTGTCCTGGTCATGTGCGATGTCATCTGGAGATTCTAACATGGCATCAGGCCCAAATAGCACATCTGCTAGTTTACAGAGCTCCTTTTCTGAGGCAGAGGACCGCATGTTTGCGGGTGGCATTTTCAGCTTGTGCTCAGGTTTAAGCATACgtttctgtttctcctctccttctcgtCTAACCTCATCAGATCTATGCTTTACATCTGCAATTTTTGAGATAGAGCTACTGCCAATGTCATTTGTCAAGTAGTCTACTACCTTCGATAGATTGAAATCTCTGTCTGGTATAGTCTTAGTTTTGATTTGAGGGACCACTGTCTCATATCTTGGTGGATAACTCCAGTTGCTTTGCTGGGGATCCACTGGCACTTGTTTAGAGAACTGTACCTCGTCTGTTGTATTTGTTTTAAAAGCTGTCTTGTTAATCTTTGCCGTATCCTTGGTTAGGATCTCACTAACTTTGACCAGGTCCTGTTTCACTTTCTCTACAATTCTGTAAGGCTCCTCGTCCTCCATTCTAGCCTCTTTGGGGAAGTCAGACTGGAAACCTTTGGAGGCTGAACTTGGTTCTGTTTGCAAGATGTTAGACATCCGTATCAAGTCCTCTTTCATTTCTGCCACGTCCTTCAGTATCTCTTGGCTGGAGGACAGCGGGGATGAGGTGGTGGATTTTAGGGCAGCCGGGGACATGAATAAGGGGGATTTGACAGGTGACAGAGTTCTGGCAAAGGAAGACTGGGCTTGAGAGTTTGTCTCAGCAGGCATAGTTTTTCGAGGGGACAAGAGGGCAGCAGCTGACTTTGACACCTCAGGGAGCTTTTTAAATTGGGGTTCTGGCAAAACATTTATAATTGAATACACTGGGACAGTCATTGGGCTTGGTGGGTTTAGTGGGGACCGTAAAGAGGCATATAGGGAACTAGAGGCTGAGGATCTTATGGACTGGTAAGAGGATGACGCTGAGGAGGACATGGACTTGAGAGTGCCATATCCAGAGGCAGAGCAGGAATTGAACGTTTTTTCAACCTCGTCAAAGGCTGCATTTACGCTTGTTGTTGCTGCATTGGTGGTTGCCTGTATCCTCCCCTGTAAGCTGCTGGAGAGTAGGGATGTGGGGGAGGAGGAGCGGTACTTTGTAGGGGATACTGTTCCATTGATCAGAGCTGCAGCACTAGGAGGAGTGTTGGATTTAATTGGTgatgagagggaggaaaagagactCCTTGAGGGGCTTGAGGGGTCTGCACTGGACCGGACAGAGGAGAGGCCAGGAACAGTTTTTATAGGAGAGGACGATGTTGTTGTGCCAGTGCCCACAATGACACCCTTGAATGGAAGAGTTGAACTGTACATGTTCAGTGAGGATTTAGGGGAAGCAGGTGGCGTCATAGTGATTGATGACCTTTCTAGCAGACACCCTCCACCAGTGGTGATAGGAGAGGTTCTAGTAGACAATGCTGCCAGTCCCTTGATGGAAACATGGTCTGGAATGCTTCTGACTGGCGATGACTGGAGACTGGGGGTAACCTGAACTGGGTACTGGGCCTGCTGAACTACAGTCTTTATTGGGGATGAAATGGTCCTGTACGACCTGATGGGGGAAGCTATGTCGCTGACTGACTTGATGGAATGGGCCGGTGAGCCGCCTATGTTGGACTTGATGGGGGACGCTGAGGTGATGGACCACACAGACTTCAGTGGAGAGGCAGTGGGCGTGTTGGACGATGAACTGGAGTGGGAACCGAATCCAGACTTGGCTTGGCCAGGGACGGAGACAGGAACAGCCGACCACGCCTGATAAGATCTCGTTGAAAAGACAGGTTTGTGAGTGTAGCCAGTAGGCTGTGTTCTCGGCGAGCTCCGATCAGTTGTTTCTTGAATAACCAAACCAAAGATTTAACATAAATTCAACGGaaaataattgaaataataaaaacagagaaaccagagagagaaagTTGGAGTCAGTAAGGCCAATATTAATCAAAGCAGTAAGAATAATATAATTTATAAAACGTCAATTACTATCTAAACAAAGATATGGTGAAAAGTGATTGTTTAAGGTCAATGATCTGTCACAAAATAGAACAGATGCAAGATAACACACAATGAAGCATACGTGGCAACAAAATGcttgacataacagtgaagaagaAACCATttcaaacataccaagacaacaacacaaccattCTATTAACCATTGATGTGCTTTGTCTGTTTGCCGTTTTGCTGCAGTGCCTTTTATATGTTTGGTGCACACCATGGTCATATGTTTCCAATGCCAAAAATGACCCCACAATCCTTTTAGTATATTATTAGTGCAATAATTGTCTCAAGGGTTCACTTATTGATTGGTTCACAAGAAATGAATGCCCTGAACAATCACTAAGCCAATAAAAGTGAGGTGTTCTTCAAAAGAATGAAAACGCTACAAGATAATAATTATATTTGACATTTGGATGTTGCAATGCCAGTAGTTTTCACAAAAATGTTATGATACAAAAacaaggaaaatatatttcacaaaaTGGAGAGGGTCTGCAaagtatactaaacaaaaatataaatgcaacatgaaacaatttcaaagattttactgagttacagtttacataagaaaatcagtcaattgaaataaataaattaggccctaatctatggattttacatgacggGGCAGGGTTTCGTTCATGGGTGGGCCTTGGCGGGCATAGGCCCACATACTTGGCAGCCAGACCCACCCACTAGGGAGCCAAGCCCAGCAAATCAGAATTCATTTTtcaccacaaaagggctttattacagacaaaaatactccTCAGTACAACCCCCCACCGCCCCTCAGACGATCACACTATTtgagaagccagatgtggaggtcctgggctggcgtggttacacgtggtctgcggttgtgaggccggacggacacactgccaaattctctaaaacgacgttggaggcagcttatagtaaagaaatgaacattaaattctctggcaacagctctggtggacattcctgcagtcagcatgccaattacacgctccctcaaaacttgagacatctgtagcattgtgttgtgtgacaaaactgcacattttaaagtggccttttattgttcccagcacaaggtgcacctatgtaatgatcgtgccgtttaatcagcttcttgatatgccacacctgtcaggtggatggattatcttggcaaaggagaaatgctcactaacagggacgtaaacaaacttgtgcacaacatttgagagaaataagcttttgtgcgtatggaacatttcagggattttttttaaatatttcagctcatgaaacatgagaccaacactttacatgttgcatttatatattttttcagtgcATAAGACACCAAGCAAGGGTTGTCCGGGATGGATATGAATCATGACGTGTATGATGACAGTATGGAAAGTGCTCATAATTCTACACTATTGATATATGAATATATCATAAAGGTAATATCGTACACTGCATATGAAGTTGAATAACGTTATTGATATTTTGTATGAACTGAGGATTTATGAAAGTGAAGATGTTAAACTCACTCGCTGCAGGGTCGGTCAGATAGCTGTAGCGCTTACGCAAAGCTAAGGAGGCAAAGGTATGACGTCGGTCTGGTTTTTCagtctgcaacaacaaaaacaacaaaatatctTTTAACATAAAATAAAGATTGGATTTAAATGCCAAAAATGTATATTCCCTTTTTTGACATTACGGACAGAATTTCTCCCATTTTGTGATTTTGAAATCAAATCGAAATGATGCATTTTGCAGTGTGGGAGTCCATGTTGTTGAGGTAGTAGGCACTGCAAGCGATTGACTAAGAGATCCATGCTTTCCTCCGATTGGACAGATTGAGAGTGACCTTGGTGGCGCGATTTCAAGTGCATTAATCAATCTCATTTTGAAGAAACAC
Proteins encoded:
- the LOC110502535 gene encoding ankyrin-3 isoform X2 — encoded protein: MAHAASALKKNRDVDVNAIEDEKEKKRRIKKLASREQKRKSDSNASYLRAARAGNLEKALDYLKSGVEINICNQNGLNALHLASKEGHVEVVAELLKLEANVDAATKKGNTALHIASLAGQTEVVKELVTNGANVNAQSQNGFTPLYMAAQENHLEVVRFLLGHNSSQSMATEDGFTPLAVALQQGHDQVVSLLLENDTKGKVRLPALHIAARKDDTKAAALLLQNDHNADVESKMMVNRTTESGFTPLHIAAHYGNINVATLLLNRGAAVDFMARNDITPLHVASKRGNSNMVKLLLDRGSKIDGKTKDGLTPLHCGARSGHEQVVEILLDRGAPILSKTKNGLSPLHMATQGDHINCVQLLLQNDVPVDDVTNDYLTALHVAAHCGHYKVAKLIVDKKANPNAKALNGFTPLHIACKKNRVKVMELLLKHGASIQAVTESGLTPIHVAAFMGHDNIVNSLTHHGASPNTTNVRGETALHMAARAGQADVVRYLLQNGANVETKAKDDQTALHISSRLGKADIVQQLLQRGASANAATTSGYTPLHLAAREGHEDVAAMLLDQGASLSASTKKGFSPLHVAAKYGKMEVASLLLQKRAAPDAAGKSGLTPLHVAAHYDNQRVALLLLDQGASPHASAKNGYTPLHIAAKKNQMDIGTTLLEYGADTNAVTRQGISPVHLAAQEGSVDLVSLLLSKNANVNMGNKSGLTPLHLAAQEDKVNVAEVLLNQGADIDPETKMGYTPLHVACHYGNIKMANFLIQNQARVDGKTKNGYTPLHQAAQQGHTHIINLLLQHGASANQLTVNGNTALSIARRLGYISVVDTLMPLTDENLTSVTTTEKHKMNVPETMNEFLDMSEDEVKANVPEILNEDCISDVDEGEDAMTGDTDKYLRPQDLKELGDDSLPQEGYMGFSIGVRSASLRSFSSDRSNTLNRSSYARDSMTIEEILAPTKDTLQSVCKDLSYLVDPLNKHLAVTRDYDAECLRRYSWTPDTMDHSNTVSSPIHSGFLVSFMVDARGGSMRGSRSNGMRIIIPPRKCTAPTRITCRLAKRHKLAYPPPMVEGEGLVSRLVEVGPAGAQFLGPVIVEIPHFGSMRGKERELIVLRSDNGDTWKEHQYDCHPSDITDILNGMDEELDSNAELEKKRICRIITRDFPQYFAVVSRIKQESNHMGPEGGTLTSQTVPMVQASFPQGALTKKIRVGLQAQPVPDDMVRNLLGNRATFSPIVTVEPRRRKFHKPITMTIPVPPRSAEGHPSGHRGDSTPCLRLLCSITGGTSPAQWEDITGTTPLSFVTDCVSFTTNVSARFWLTDCHQTPETVSLASQLYRELICVPYLAKFVVFAKMNDPVESRLRCFCMTDDKVDKTLEQQENFEEVARSKDIEVLEGKPIHVDCYGNLSPLTKSGQQLIFNFFSFKENRLPFNVKVRDMGQEPCGRLSFLREPKTTKGLPQTAVCNLNITLPTHKKDMMESDPDDETEKPDRRHTFASLALRKRYSYLTDPAAKTTDRSSPRTQPTGYTHKPVFSTRSYQAWSAVPVSVPGQAKSGFGSHSSSSSNTPTASPLKSVWSITSASPIKSNIGGSPAHSIKSVSDIASPIRSYRTISSPIKTVVQQAQYPVQVTPSLQSSPVRSIPDHVSIKGLAALSTRTSPITTGGGCLLERSSITMTPPASPKSSLNMYSSTLPFKGVIVGTGTTTSSSPIKTVPGLSSVRSSADPSSPSRSLFSSLSSPIKSNTPPSAAALINGTVSPTKYRSSSPTSLLSSSLQGRIQATTNAATTSVNAAFDEVEKTFNSCSASGYGTLKSMSSSASSSYQSIRSSASSSLYASLRSPLNPPSPMTVPVYSIINVLPEPQFKKLPEVSKSAAALLSPRKTMPAETNSQAQSSFARTLSPVKSPLFMSPAALKSTTSSPLSSSQEILKDVAEMKEDLIRMSNILQTEPSSASKGFQSDFPKEARMEDEEPYRIVEKVKQDLVKVSEILTKDTAKINKTAFKTNTTDEVQFSKQVPVDPQQSNWSYPPRYETVVPQIKTKTIPDRDFNLSKVVDYLTNDIGSSSISKIADVKHRSDEVRREGEEKQKRMLKPEHKLKMPPANMRSSASEKELCKLADVLFGPDAMLESPDDIAHDQDKSPLSDSGFETRSERTPSAPQSAEGMGPKTLFQDIPPVITETRTEVVHVIRSYESPEDNKQPMTEDTREVRYIDAEPKGLNASNVDQTKSFQMKISPDDDSMGKGMRVKEETHITTTTRMVYHKPQSKENTSERIEESMSVHDIMKAFQSGRDPSRELAGLFEHKAGNDDTSQRVLEDISSKPKVERIIEVHIEKGNKTEPTEVIIRETKNRPEKEMYFYQGNSGMSRQGEEEPEESLPCYLESSRVNTPMTQEDDSHPSSEQLMADDSYKTLKLLSQHSVEYNDDESSELRGESYNFADKMLLSEKPDSSHSDTEEYLRDRSRFQSPDRSCYSQGRSSGSRQEYILKSSNTDKSGQIANVDDNFDKLTLLQYSSEPGSPKHSVWMRVTDDRQSKNREKLIYEDRVDRTVKEAEEKLSEVSQFFRDKTEKLNDELSSPEKKSRRSDFRETRSGPSSTHSSPERSAYRNGGSGEECRDRFRDRFGSNDRKCASLPSSPERRVLLQYKDDNRKPGDGISQGNVGDASKPFQMSSSKVSAVRLHFEQEAQKQDTGPQWGHTSNPPVRKLLESKLPVYQVFAGSNIPKSPDSPGCTRKVLESEVRGSSGPSPSANRYIYSSPKHGTNGNEQEEKKSFKTWECHGNGNYQPQVSIHKDHNSQREQQGFRDGIAKKDETTKKIIYTELVVRENPNSTGGLKKNSESQIPVRMPSSFSENHQSTSLKFDTSVKLCERPGLQIPTLARNRLHSGSESRKSTNCSSVETSSDSFDSSQSTVVCNGIDSDQVGYLENIVIEGFKDIKPLPVYVSIQVGKKYEKETAEQLGTYKKIVSHESRTVHETRGARYTIKQKQTPSPQGSPEDDTLEQVTLMDSSGKSPVTPETPSSEEVSLASRTPDSVIGYMPGMPIPIAEESEEDEGKTFVYKESLPKKTKPASSEPSNRNQETLKRHKEKRVAYIEFPPPPPLEAEHSDPDKRGSCASSEAETEMMEVNLQEEHDRHLLAEPIIRVQPPSPVPPGADDSDSSDDESVFHPIPNKKYTFKMKEKEEGEKLLKPQKPERNGNNKESGTNGVEKEEDVDLEKNGNDQSITDCSIATTAEFSHDTDATEIDSLDGYDLQDEDDGLSEQDPKTSSLSNDGKTCDRSFSQSKLEVIEEEKTPSEDGGDNGKANSDQNTGDEKDYTLEGRHPDRQGDRQDFADNYFRCQLEEELNSTFKTVATKGLDFDPWSSKGGEGEGVFDAKAREEDPKPFGLSVEDKSQATTPDTTPARTPTDESTPTSEPNPFPFHEGKMFEMTRSGAIDMSKRDFVEERLQFFQIGEHSSDGKSGDKGRGGKSPGVVTSQSKTGERGEGVKLETATESSTSAKCSPAQTGTDTGCTDAPSGDTVAETTSSFTITASKVDPKLRTPIKMGIAITVKKDSGDHTDYKAEMSESQMPEYISLENQSLGSQFSGYRDPKLSERRDYPAENCNNNNNLESSSVQANYIQCGSVVFNLQSSSEPTLQKASRIEALFCRDSLEVEENSVQAEQRQSEAIKEAEAKQQKSRLPVKAPGWSFHTQGTAIGKQKPKQVVKAEVRRRAEPVIAKVEPRSRIPIKDIKKSSTPSSPISVQVTTQSSRERVAIQFPSRLPIKDRSQVSSSGETSRENASEVCKRTIEYFKGISGETLKLANRLSDDEKKTQGEQSEEDSTSRSTSLSDPSQPSRSSRSGRGSRAEAGALSVRAKVDRASGSERSRRSRRTGGKEGSQVAGPRAPPVAEIKPSPQSPCERTDLRMAIVADHLGLSWTELAREMNFSVDEINHIRVENPNSLTAQSFMLLKKWVSRDGKNATTDALTGVLTKVNRMDIVTLLEGPIFDYGNISGTRSFADDNAVYLDQADDYHCILAQLQSPAQLHSDPSFTELYSEPPTLTIDPEPSPVQLKPDPPIFILTQSESWADHMEPDSSTRSPSRPYELSLYIPTLDFDPTATTNTGMAEGDQVLIVEEEKKEVDISLQQMSFASPEQCEVEKEVKKQVSFFSSSLSSPSSPWQAQQDSRQAGAEEVVKGDGEEVVEAGEMVENGDKVVEEGDNKMVLEGGKERENGAEVAEEGAKVVKEGDNKMVLEGGKEPENGAEALGEQGVSGSTEEKDGDENEMTEDKLKSLLEDIHLEEGSEEEEGEEMTEAKVQEILSQVKQAEKDMCSLPGWHSETFSVNVEPPTPGRSVSSDLLDRQENSQENSSDSATSSSRGEPGRSRHNGDHTELPPHDGSLPLSQDSANRRAGHGKEEGVLVSEKKVQQRFSESGTDEEQTVTTRVFRRRVILKGEQAKNIPGESVTEEQFTDEDGNIITRKVIRKVIRRVSMPDDQGGDRGRWDRGDLWPCPFSLEEELEQGDGAKSRRKEERLGEKKLHS